GAGCAGAACTCGACGGTGGTTTTCAGCGTGGGTGCAACCAGCCCCTCGGCCTTGAGCTACCAGTGGAGTTCGGTAATTGGCGGCGTGACGAATGCGCTGACCGACGGCGCGACGGTTTCGGGCGCGACTTCGTCCGCGCTGACTCTTTCCAACGTGCAGGTGGCCGCCAGCGGCACCTACTTTGTCACGATCTCGACCGGCTCCGGATCGGCGAGCACGGGGGCGTCGCTTGTGGTGAAGTCCTTCACGGATTTCTCCAATTTCCTCGAAAATCCCGGCTTCGAAACGGGAACGGATAATCCGTGGGTGCGGTTTTCGTCGAGTGATCCGAGCTTTGGCCATTTGCAAACCACGGCCGACACCTACTTCGGCGGCGGCAATGTCAATGTTTACGAAGGCACCTACGTCAGCTACACGACCTTCAATGGCGATTACTCCGGCATTTATCAGGACGTGCCGACCCAGCCCGGCCAGATCTTTGCGGCCGACTTCTGGGTTTACAACGCCAGCGGCGATCCGATCCCCGGACCGTCCATGAATGCGTCGAACGAAATCTATCTGGAGATCCAGTTCCGGGCGGGCGACGCCGGCACGCCGCTGCAGCAATTCGTGAGTCCCATTCTGAACTACACCGCTCCCTTGAACACGTGGCTGGATTTGCAGGCGACCAACGCCGGCACTTACGGCTCATTGCCGCCCGGGGTGAACGGCCGTTATCTCATCGCGCCGCCCGGCACCACCAAGGTGCGCTTCCAGCTCACCATGCACGACCTCGGCGGAAGCGTGGGCGCGGGCTCGCTTTACTACGACAGCGCGAAGTTGATGCTGAAGATTCCGGCCACGCTCGGCGCCAGCATGACGGGCACGGATGCGGCATTGTCCTGGAAATCGCAGGGGGCAACCAGCTACCAGGTCCAATACAAGGACACGCTCGACGGCGCCTGGCAGAACCTCGAAGTCGTCCCGGGAACCGGCTCGGTGATCACCAAGTCCTATCCCGCCACGGGCAACCAGCGCTTTTACCGGGTGCTGACGTTGTGACCTCAGTCCGGCGTGCCCTCAAGGCCGGCTGGTCCGGCCTTGAGGAACCCGGCAAACATCCGGGACGTCCCGGCGATACGACAAAGGAAAGTGTTTATGAAGAAAGAAGCCATCCAGCAGACCGATGCG
The DNA window shown above is from Verrucomicrobiia bacterium and carries:
- a CDS encoding immunoglobulin domain-containing protein; translation: MKTRMKHLALMVLAAAAFCGGTAQMNAQVSVKVDSTLPWAGFVNVWQTDGTSYVFGSAWGTADLRAAFIPTNSPSGWPLNNGLVLQANTGTYNTNDVFWNNPDGTCNKVLEANFYRDVGTAFAGQTVTFTGTVVSNNLPAPSGGAVTGWECVAFIKEFTSTYGFVGITTVPLTPGSFTVSMPIGAGHVAQYGFYVKGPNVAPNSADALRSVGILVEDADPAITSQPKDVTMTTGNTTNLSVTAIGSSTLSYQWATNGVPLLNGAKYSGVSTPTLTIANAQVADSGSYVVTVSDTAGSVDSRAAVVNVLDILITNNPVSQRVEQNSTVVFSVGATSPSALSYQWSSVIGGVTNALTDGATVSGATSSALTLSNVQVAASGTYFVTISTGSGSASTGASLVVKSFTDFSNFLENPGFETGTDNPWVRFSSSDPSFGHLQTTADTYFGGGNVNVYEGTYVSYTTFNGDYSGIYQDVPTQPGQIFAADFWVYNASGDPIPGPSMNASNEIYLEIQFRAGDAGTPLQQFVSPILNYTAPLNTWLDLQATNAGTYGSLPPGVNGRYLIAPPGTTKVRFQLTMHDLGGSVGAGSLYYDSAKLMLKIPATLGASMTGTDAALSWKSQGATSYQVQYKDTLDGAWQNLEVVPGTGSVITKSYPATGNQRFYRVLTL